In the genome of Falsirhodobacter halotolerans, one region contains:
- a CDS encoding CarD family transcriptional regulator, whose amino-acid sequence MTKAKKPEFRPDDFVVYPAHGVGKIISIEEQEIAGLKLELFVVSFEKDKMTLRVPTHKATEIGMRSLSAPDVVAKALDTLKGKARVKRAMWSRRAQEYEQKINSGDLMSIAEVVRDLHRSDDQREQSYSERQLYESALERLTREVAAVSGTDEAGAQRQVGEVLTNRAA is encoded by the coding sequence ATGACCAAAGCCAAGAAGCCCGAATTCCGTCCCGATGATTTCGTCGTCTATCCCGCGCATGGCGTGGGCAAGATCATCTCGATCGAGGAGCAGGAGATCGCGGGGCTGAAGCTCGAACTCTTCGTCGTGTCGTTCGAGAAGGACAAGATGACCCTGCGCGTGCCCACCCACAAGGCCACCGAGATCGGGATGCGGTCGCTCTCGGCCCCCGATGTGGTGGCCAAGGCGCTGGATACGCTGAAGGGCAAGGCGCGGGTCAAGCGCGCCATGTGGTCGCGCCGCGCGCAGGAATACGAACAGAAGATCAACTCGGGCGATCTGATGTCGATCGCCGAGGTGGTGCGCGACCTGCACCGTTCGGACGATCAGCGCGAGCAGTCCTATTCCGAACGTCAGCTGTATGAATCGGCGCTGGAGCGGTTGACCCGTGAGGTCGCGGCGGTGTCCGGCACGGACGAAGCGGGCGCGCAGCGGCAGGTGGGCGAGGTTCTGACGAACCGCGCGGCCTGA